The sequence TTCGACTTGAAGTAGGTGGAGAAAGTCTTCAGGGCCTGATCCGTGTTCTTGAGAGCATCGGCGGCATTCAACGGCAAAACCTTGATGCTGTCACGTGCCGGGAAGCCTTCCGGCAGCGGCGTGCCGTTGCGAGCCGGAATATAGCCGAGCTTCAGGAAGCCTTCCTGCCCCTTCTCGGAGAGAACGTAATCGACGAATTTCTTCGCGGCGTCGGCATGCTGCGTTCCGGCGAGAATGCCGACCGGCTCGGTGACCGCCGAAACGCCCTCCTTCGGGAAGACGAATTCCAGCGGAGCGCCCTTGGCCTTTTCGCGGATCGGCATGTAGTCGACGATCATGCCATAGGCCTTTTCGCCGGAGGCGACGGCCTTAAGCACGGCACCGTTGCCGCCGGAAGCGATAGCGCCATTGTCGGCGAGATTCTTGTAATAGTCCCAGCCCAGGCTGCTAACGCCGGCAAGCGTCTGCGCATGAATGAGAGCAGCGCCCGAAGCAAGCGGGCTCGGCATGGCGACGAGGCCCTTGGCTTCTGGCTTTACCAGATCCTGCCAGCTCGCCGGCTTCATCGCGGCAGCCGTGTTGTAGACGATGCCGGTCGTGATCACCTTGGTGGAGTAGTAGCAGCCGCCGGCGTCATAGAGCGACGGATCGTAATTTGCGGCTTCCGGCGACTTGTAGGCCAGCAGCTTTCCAGCTTCCTTCAAGCGCTCCAGCGTCACCATATCGGCGATCAGCAGAACGTCGGCGACGGGAGCGCCGGCCTGCATCTCAGCCTGCAGCTTGGCGATGATCTGCGGCGTGCCGTCGCGAACCCAATCGACCTTGATGCCGGGATTGGCGGCCATGAAGCCGTCGACGGTCGCCTGCGCATCGGCATTCGGCTGGCTGGTGTAGAGGACGAGGTCGGCGGCGTTGGCGCTACCGGAGAAAAGAGCAACGGCCAGCAGGCCGGCAAAAGCGGAAACAAAGGTCTTCATGAAGCGTCCTCGGCTAGGTTGTATGAGGTTGTCTAGACGCAGGGCTTAACATGATTGTGACAGTTGAATTTGAATAGATTGCCGTTCGTATGATGATTGAATCTTGACCATTGTTCTCTGGCGCTATTTCTTGACGCACGTATTTCAGACGGGATCGAGGAGGACAGATCGATGGAATATCGCCTGCTTGGCCGCTCCGGCCTCAAAGTTTCCACCATCACTATGGGCACCATGACTTTCGGCGGCGTCGGCTGGGCAAAAACCGTTGGCGATCTCGGCGTCAAGGAAGCAAAGAAGCTCGTCGACATGTGCGTGGATGCCGGCGTTAACCTGCTCGATACGGCCGATGTCTACTCGCAAGGCGCGTCAGAGGAGATTCTCGGCGAGATCATCGGTGGCCAGCGGAAGAACGGCGTGCTCATCGCCACCAAGGCGCGCTTCCCGATGGGGCCTGGTGTCAACGATGCCGGCTCATCCCGCCAGCATCTTATCCAGGCCTGCGAGGCAAGCCTGAAGCGCATGAAGACCGACGTCATCGATCTCTACCAGCTGCATGAATGGGACGGACAGACGCCGCTGGAAGAGACGATGGAAGCGCTCGACACATTGGTTCGCCAGGGCAAAGTCCGCTATATCGGCTGCTCGAACTTTTCCGGCTGGCACATCATGAAGGCGCTCGGCGTCAGCGAGCGCGACAAGCGCGAACGCTTCGTCAGCCAGCAGATCCACTACACGCTGGAAGCCCGCGACGCGGAAAACGAGCTGGTGCCCATCAGTATCGACCAGGGCCTCGGTATCCTCGTCTGGAGCCCGATTGCCGGTGGTCTGCTATCTGGCAAGCACCGCCGCAATCAGGCGACGCCGGAAGGCACGCGGCAGTTCGCCGGCTGGACGGAACCGCCGATCCGCGACGAGAACCGCCTTTGGAATATCGTCGATGCGCTGGTGGAGATTGCCGAGGGTCGCGGCGTTTCGGCGGCCCAAGTGGCGCTTGCCTGGCTCATCGGCCGCAAGGGCGTGACCTCGGTTATCATCGGCGGCCGCACCAAGGCGCAGTTCAAGGACAATCTTGCGAGTGCCGAGCTGAAGCTGACCGACGAAGAACGCAAGCGGCTCGACGACGTCAGCTTGCAGCCGCTGATGTATCCCTATTGGCACCAGCGCAATACCGCCAGCGATCGGCTGAGCGAGGCCGATCTGGCTCTGATCGGCCCGTATCTGACGAAGTAAAAAAACGGCAGTGGCGGCTTAGGCCGCCATTGCTCCGATCTCGCCTGCAATCAGCTTGCCGAGCCGCGAGATACCCTCTTCGATCATCTCGTCATTGGCACAGGAGAAGCTGACGCGGAACGTATTCGCGCCGGTGCCATCAGCAAAGAAGGCCTGACCGGGCACGAAGGCAACCTTGGCTGTCTCGAGGGACCTTGCCAGCAGTTTCGCCCCATCCATGCCCTTCGGCAAGGTGATCCAGACAAACATGCCGCCTTGCGGCTTCGTCCAGCTCGTACCGTCTGGCATGTATTTCGCAAGTGCGGCCAGCATCCAGTCGCGGCGGTGGCTATAGGTCTTGCGGACCTTGGCAACCTGCGCATCAAAACCGCGCTCGGCGACCTGATGGATCGCGATCTGGTTGATGGTCGAGGAATGCAGGTCGGCCGCCTGCTTCATCAGCACCAGCTTGCGGATAACAGGCGCATTCGCGACGATAAAGCCGACGCGAAGGCCAGGCGCCAGGGTCTTGGAGAAGCTGCCGCAATAGATCGTGCGCGTGTCGTTGATGCTGCCCTTGCGCGCGATTTCCAGCGCCAGGATCGGCGCGACCGGCTCACCGTCATAGCGCAGAGACTGATAGGCAGCGTCTTCGATGACGGCGATATCCAGCTCTTCGGCAAGGTCGAGCAGTTTCTTGCGGCTAGCCAGATCGACGGTCTCGCCCGTCGGGTTGGCGAAGTCGGCCGAGAGATAGGCGAACTTCACCCGGCCACCCGCCTGCGAAGCCGCGGCGCGATAGGAATCCGGCGTGCGGTTGCCGTTCGGCGTCAGCTGATCGTAGGTCGGCTCATAGGCGTTGAAGGCCTGCAGCGCGCCGAGATAGGTGGGCGCCGTCACCAGCGCCGTGTCCTTCGGTGACAGGAAGAGCTTGCCGAGATAATCGAGCCCCTGCTGTGAACCGGAAACGATGAAGACATTTTCGAGCTCACAGGGAATGCCGAGCGCGCCCATCTGGCCAACAAGCCATTCGCGCAACGGCTTGTAGCCTTCGCTGACCGAATATTGTAGCGCTGCATTGACAGTTGGACCGGAAAAGATGTCGGCATAGGCCTGCTTGAATTCGGCATCCGGAAACAGAGCGGGATCGGGAATGCCACCGGCGAAGGAAATGATATCCGGCCGCTCCAGCAGCTTCAGCAGCTCACGGATTTCGGAGGCGCGCATACGGCTCGAACGCGTCGCAAAGATATTTTCCCAATTCAACATGGGGCTTCCTCGTAATTTTTGGTCTTTGTGCCACAAGATCACGCAACAAAAGATAAGTCAACAATACTGACCTATTTTATTTGTGACAGTGACAAACAACTCTCGAAACTGATCGATGCCTTACCGGTCATCGATGCTCAGACCGCTTCTGAAATGACCTATACATTTTTCTCTGCGGGTGTTATTCTTACGTTGCATCCATCGATCGGAAGAACGTAAGAATGGCCACGGCAACTCTCTCCTCGAAATTTCAGATATCGATCCCGAAGGAAGTTCGCGACCAGCAGCATTGGAGCGCGGGCCAGGAATTCGTTTTCATTCCGAAGGGCAAGGGTGTGCTGCTTATTCCCATACCCGAACTTGCCGACCTCAAGGGCATGGCGAAGGGCGCCAACCCCAACCATTACCGTGACCGGAAAGACCGGTTCTGATGCGCGTCGTTGATAGCTCAGCCTGGATCGAGTGGCTAACCCAAGGTCCGGCTGCAGATCGGCTCCAGAGCGAAATGCCTGCGCGAACCGAATGTATCGTCCCCACCATCGTCCAGCTCGAACTCGCCAAATGGCTGGAACGCGAGCGCGATGAGGACGCGGTCGATTCCTTCTTCGCTTATAGCGCCACCTGCATCATCGCTCCCCTCGATACCGCCCTCGCCCGCCGCGCCGCCGAAGTCTCGGCGCGACACAAACTGGCGCTCGCCGATGCGATCATCTACGCCACGGCCGAATTGCACGACGCCGATGTTCTGACGCTGGATGCGCATTTCAAGGACCTGGAGCGCGTGATCTATTTTGGCAAGGCACAATAGATGCCCTTTTCCGCTTAAACGCGATACATCTCGAAAAAGGCGCCAACCAGCATGAGCACCGACCCGACAGCGTCCTTCTATACCGACAACGCCGCCAGCTACGCGGCGCGTGAACGCCAGCTACCGCGTCAAAGGCTGGATGCCTTTCTGGCCGCCCTGCCCGCCCCCGCAGCCATCCTCGAACTGGGTTGCGGCGGCGGCCAGGATGCCGCCTATATGCTCTCGCGCGGCTTCGACGTCACGCCGACGGACGGTTCAGCCGAGCTTGCCAGGGAAGCGGAAAAGCGTCTCGGCAGGCCTGTTCGAGTGATGCGTTTCGAAGCCTTGGACGCTACCGAAATCTTCGACGGCATATGGGCGGAGGCCAGCCTCCTGCATGTTCCGCGATCCGCCCTGCCAGATATCTTCGATCGCATTTTGCGCGCCCTGAAAACGGGCGGCATCTTCCACGCCAGCTTCAAAGCGGGTGAAGCAGAGGGGCACGACAAGTTCGGACGCTATTATAACTATCCGTCGGCCTCATGGCTTCGGGATATGCTGAGCACTGGCGGATGGAAGAACATCACCATGACCGAAGCCGATGGTGGCGGCTTCGATGGCGAGCCGACAAGATGGCTCTACGTCGCGGCCCATAAATAGAAAGGCCGGAGCTTTCGCCCCGGCCCTCAAATCCGACTTTCGCCGAAAGCTTAGTTGACCGACTTGTCGACCAGCTTGTTCTTGCCGATCCAGGGCATCATGCCGCGCAGCTTGGCGCCGACTTCTTCGATCTGGTGGCTGTCGTTGTTGCGGCGGATACCCTTAAAGCGGGCAGCGCCCGAACGGTATTCCTGCATCCACTCGGAGGTGAACTTGCCGGTCTGGATGTCCTTGAGGACGCGCTTCATCTCAGCCTTGGTCTCTTCGGTGATGATGCGCGGACCGGTGACGTATTCGCCCCACTCGGCCGTGTTCGAGATCGAGTAGTTCATGTTGGCGATGCCGCCTTCATAGATCAGGTCGACGATCAGCTTCACTTCGTGCAAGCACTCGAAGTAGGCCATTTCCGGAGCATAGCCGGCCTCAACCAGCGTTTCGAAGCCGGCGCGGATGAGCTCGACGAGACCACCGCAGAGAACAACCTGCTCGCCGAAGAGGTCGGTTTCGCACTCTTCGCGAAAGTTGGTTTCGATGATGCCCGAACGACCGCCGCCGACGCCGCAGGCATAGGAGAGAGCGAGTTCAAGGGCGTTGCCGGAAGCGTTCTGATGAACCGCTACGAGGCAGGGAACGCCGCCGCCCTTCTGGTATTCGCCGCGAACCGTGTGGCCCGGGCCTTTCGGAGCGATCATGACGACGTCAACCGAAGCCTTCGGCTCGATGAGGCCGAAGTGAACGTTGAGGCCGTGGGCGAAAGCGATCGCAGCGCCGTCACGGATGTTCGGGGCGATGTCGGCCTTGTAGATGTCGGCCTGCAGTTCGTCTGGGGTCGCCATCATCATCAGGTCGGCCCAGGCAGCTGCCTCGGCAACGGTCATGACCTTGAAGCCGTCGGCTTCGGCCTTCTTGACCGTGGGGGAACCGGCCTTCAGCGCGATCACGAGGTTCTGTGCGCCGCTGTCCTTCAGGTTCAACGCGTGAGCGCGGCCCTGCGAACCGTAGCCGATGACGGCGACTTTCTTCGACTTGATGAGGTTGAGATCGGCATCACGATCGTAATAGACGCGCATTGTTTGTCCTTCCCTTTGCTTGTCTGGGTGCAGATTTTAAATTGTCAGACGGTCGCTGCCGCTTCCGCCAATACCTTTTCCGTGCCGTAAAGCTTGAGGAAGGCGCTGACCGCCTTCCCAGCCTGACGGCTAGTATCGTTCAAACCGGGCTCGCCGAGCAGCATGCGCACATGCAAATCGGAGACGATGAGCCCGTAAAGCGTGTGATATGCCTCGTCGGCATCGATAAAGCGCAGCAGCCCTGCCCGCTTGCCGGCATCGATAAGCCCGATGGCGCGACGGTCGATCTGCCGCCGCCCGCGCTCCAGTAGCAGCTTGCCGAGCTTGGAGCCGTCGCGGTTCGACTGGCCGATCGCCAGGCGGTTCAAAGCAAGAGAAACGTCGCCGGCCAGGACTTCCAGAAGGTCGCGCGCGAAAATGACGAGATGGTCATGCAGGCTTGCCGTATTCAGCCGTTCGCCATTGCGCTCGAAGGTGCGAACCTTGCTGGCCTGATAGGTGATCATCGCCGACAGCAAGCCGTCCCGGTCACCGAACCACTTGTAAAGACTTTCCTTCGAGCAATTGGCAGCGCGCGCAACGCCGGAGGTCGTCAGCGCCTTCTCGCCGCCATCGACGAGCAGACGCAGCGCCTGTTCCAGAACGGCGTTCTGGCGCGGCGAAAACTCGCTCGACTGTCCTGCTTCGCTCAGCACGATGGCTACTCCCAAATGCGTACCGTACGGTACGGTTCGTGGCGCTTTATGCAGGACACCGATGCAGCCGTCAAGCGGAATTCGTTGCTGCATTGCGTTAAAAAGACGGAGGACACTTGTCATGGCAGGCGCACAATAGATAGATCATGTCGGCCTCTATTGCTACGAGATCGTTCGGTGAAACCCGTGGTCAATCAATCTTATAAAGCGGCGCCAGCCTGGCACGTCGGACGCATGGAAAGCGGTAAACGCTGGGCAATCACCTGGATTGCTGGAATCTGCTTTGCGAGCGGACTATTCCATCTCCCCCTACCGGTGTACGCAGCGTCAAAATCTCTGCCGCGCCCCGCTGGGCACTATTGCGGCAAGCTTCTCTCCAGCGATCGGTTGGTCGATGTCGAAACGTCGTTGCAGGTCGATGCGAAGGGCCACATAGCGGGGACATATCGTTTTAAAGACGATGGCAAGACAACGGTCGGCACACTCTCGGAAATCGGAACGACACCCGGCAGAGTACGAACGCTGCGATGGTTCGACAAATATGGAATGGGCTCGCTGACAATCCGTTTCGATGCCGGCTATCATCGTTTCGAAGGTCTGTGGGGGCCGCAGGACATCACGCCGAGCTACACATGGAATGGCGGCAGCTGCAACGCGCCGATCAGCTAACTGCCGTCGGCCCGAGACCTACTCGGCGGCAACCGCGTTGTTGCGCATCGTCTCGACATCCTTCAGCGGCGGCAGGCCGTAAAGGCGGCTGTATTCCCGGCTGAATTGCGAGGGGCTCTGATATCCGACACGATGGCCGGCGGAGCCGACATCGAGCTGCTCGACGAGCATCAGCCGCCGCGCCTCATGCAGCCGAAGCTGTTTCTGATATTGCATCGGCGATAGTGCCGTAACAGTCTTGAAATGGTGATGCAGCGAGGAAACGCTCATGCCGACGCGCTCGGCGAGTTCTTCGATGCGCAGCGGCTGCGTATAGTTGCCGCGGAGCCAGGCGACGGCCCGCGCCACCCGGTTGCTCTGGCTCTCCGCCATTGCGATCTGCAGCAGCCGAGGGCCATTCGGGCCGGTCAGCAGGCGATAGAGGATTTCCTGCTCGATCAAAGGCGCCATGGCTGGAATATCTTCGGGCCGATCAAGCAATCGGAGCAGCCGCAGCGAGGCATCGAGCAGTTCCGGCGAAGCGGCATTAACAGCAATTCCGCGCACAGGCTCGGTCAACGCCTGACGCGGAATGCTGGCGCGCGACAGGAGCTCCTTCAACCGTTCGCTGTCGAGCGCCATGCCAAAACAAAGATAAGGCGTATCGCTGCCGACATTGGTGACCTGCGTCGATACCGGAAGGTCGAGCGCGGTCAAAATATACTCGCCGACACCGTAATTGTAGGTCTCGGCGCCGATTGTCAGGTTCTTGCGGCCCTGAACCACGATTGCAAAACAGGGCCGATAAGCCCCATGCTGCCACACAGTCGCGGCCGACTGCCGATAGAGATTGAGATTGTCTATCGGCGTGCGATGTTCGCCGTCGCTCGTGGCGAAACGTGCAACGATCGATGCGAGTTCCTGATTGGGATTGAAAGGCAGTGTCATGCGCAACCAACTGTTTTCGAGCAGATATCGATGTCTATCTAGGTAACACCGTTCGATCGCGAAAGACCTGCCGCGCATTTAGATTCGCAGGATCGTACATAAAGCTTGCAGGATCGCTCTAACGCTGTGGCCCGGTCCTGATGCATGGTGGGCCCTCCAGATTCTACCCCCAACCCATCCGAAAAGATAAGGAAATCTCCCATGCCTATCGCAAAGGGTTATGCAGCAACCGACGCGTCCAAGCCGCTCGTTCCCTTCACCTTCGAGCGCCGCGAACCGAATGATGACGACGTCGTTATTGCCGTTCAATATTGCGGCGTCTGCCATTCCGACATCCATCAGGCCCGCAACGAATGGGGCGGCTCGAAATATCCGATGGTGCCGGGCCATGAAGTTGCCGGCACGGTGACCGCTGTCGGTTCCAAGGTCACCAAGTTCAAGGTCGGTGACCGCGTCGGCGTCGGCTGCTTCGTCGATTCCTGCACGACCTGCGCCACGCGCGACTTGGACTACGAACACTACATGCCGGGTCTGGTGCAGACCTATAACGACGTCGAAGCCGACGGCAAGACGCCGACCTTCGGCGGCTATTCGGACTCGATCGTCGTCAAGGAAGGCTATGTCCTCTCCTTCCCGGACAATATCCCGCTCGATTCGGGCGCGCCGCTGCTGTGCGCCGGCATCACGCTCTATTCGCCGCTGCGTCACTGGAAGGCCGGCCCCGGCAAGAAGGTTGCCATCGTCGGCATGGGCGGCCTCGGCCATATGGGCGTCAAGCTGGCGCACGCCATGGGCGCCGATGTGACCGTCCTCAGCCAGACGCTGTCGAAGAAGGAAGACGGCTTCAAGCTCGGCGCAAAGGACTACTACGCCACCAGCGATGCCGAAACCTTCACCAAGCTCGCGGGCACCTTCGACCTGATCATCAACACGGTCGGCACGGCGATCGACTGGAACGCCTATCTGAACCTGCTGAAATATGATGGCAGCATGGTGCTGGTCGGCGTTCCCGAGCACGCGGTTCCGGTCCATGCCTTCTCGCTGATCCCCGGCCGCCGCAGCCTTTCCGGCTCCATGATCGGCTCGATCAAGGAAACGCAGGAAATGCTCGACTTCTGCGGCGAGCATAACATCGTCGCCGAGATCGAGAAGATCGACATTCAGGATATCAACGAAGCCTACGAGCGCGTTCTGAAGAGCGACGTGCGCTACCGCTTCGTCATCGACATCGCTTCGCTGGCATAGGCACTGTTGCGCAGCAACTCATACGAAAAGGGCAGCCGCTACGGCTGCCCTTTTTCATTCCTCGCGCATGGTTTCCTTCTGCGTGATCAGCCGGGCGCTATGTTGCCGGCTGATATAGATCCAAAGCCAGCTCCAGGCGACGGCGATGCGCCAGCGCACGCCGATCAGGAAATAGATGTGAGCAAGCCCCCAGACCCACCACGCGAGCCAGCCCTTCAGCTTGATCCAGCCGAAATCGATGATCGCAGCACTTTTGCCGATCGTCGCAAGGCTGCCCTGATGGCGATAGTGGAACGGTCCGGGCGACGGTCTGCCCGCAAGCTTGGCCTTGATGACCTTGGCGACATAAGCGCCCTGCTGCTTGGCAGCCGGAGCGATCCCCGGCACGGGGCTGCCATCGTCACGCATGACGGCTGCGGTATCGCCGATGATGAAGATATCCTCCATGCCTGGCGCCCTCAGATCCTTGTCAACGATGGCGCGACCAGCACGATCGGCTGGAATGCCAAGCCATTTCGCCGCCGGCGAGGCCTCGACACCCGCCGCCCAGACGATGGTACGGCATGGCACGAAGGTGTCGCCAATCGTCACGCCTTCGGCCGTGCATGAGGTGACCGGTCTACCAAAGCGGACGTCGACACCAAGCAGTTCCAGCTCCTTGTGCGCATAGTCGGAGAGCTCTTGCGCGAAAGCGGGCAACACCCTTGGGCCGGCCTCGACGAGGATGATCTTCGCCTTGCGGGTATCGATATTGCGGAACTCCTTCGGCAGTGTTGTCCGAGCCAGCTCGGAGATGATACCGGCGAGCTCGACACCCGTGGGACCCGCGCCAACGATGACGAAGGTCAACAGCGCCTCACGGACGGTCGGGTCGGTTTCCATTTCCGCCTGCTCAAAGGCCAGCAAGAGGCGCCGGCGGATGGTGGTCGCATCCTCCAACGTCTTCAATCCCGGCGCCACCGGCTCCCACTCGTCATGGCCGAAATAGGCATGGGTAGCGCCGGTCGCCAGCACCAGCGTGTCGTAATGGATCTTTTGACCGTTCTTCAGCAGCACCTCATGCGCCGCGCCGTCGACGCCGACGACTTCGGCAAGCAAGGTCGTCACGTCAGGTCGATTGCGGAAGAAATTGCGGATCGGCCATGCAATTTCGGAAGTGGCAAGCAGCGTAGTGGCGACCTGATAGAGAAGCGGCTGAAAAAGGTGATGATTGCGCCGATCGATCATCGTGATGCGGACGGGAGCACCCTTCAGATCGTTGGCGAGCTGTACCCCGCCAAAGCCACCTCCGACCACGACGACATGATGATCCTGCATGGCAACACCTCGCAATTAAGCCTGCTGAAAAACGTAGGGTTGAGAAGGATATGCAGCAACCATCTTTTATGCATGGCACCTCTGCACGGCCACGATATGGCC comes from Rhizobium tropici CIAT 899 and encodes:
- a CDS encoding ABC transporter substrate-binding protein, giving the protein MKTFVSAFAGLLAVALFSGSANAADLVLYTSQPNADAQATVDGFMAANPGIKVDWVRDGTPQIIAKLQAEMQAGAPVADVLLIADMVTLERLKEAGKLLAYKSPEAANYDPSLYDAGGCYYSTKVITTGIVYNTAAAMKPASWQDLVKPEAKGLVAMPSPLASGAALIHAQTLAGVSSLGWDYYKNLADNGAIASGGNGAVLKAVASGEKAYGMIVDYMPIREKAKGAPLEFVFPKEGVSAVTEPVGILAGTQHADAAKKFVDYVLSEKGQEGFLKLGYIPARNGTPLPEGFPARDSIKVLPLNAADALKNTDQALKTFSTYFKSK
- a CDS encoding aldo/keto reductase — protein: MEYRLLGRSGLKVSTITMGTMTFGGVGWAKTVGDLGVKEAKKLVDMCVDAGVNLLDTADVYSQGASEEILGEIIGGQRKNGVLIATKARFPMGPGVNDAGSSRQHLIQACEASLKRMKTDVIDLYQLHEWDGQTPLEETMEALDTLVRQGKVRYIGCSNFSGWHIMKALGVSERDKRERFVSQQIHYTLEARDAENELVPISIDQGLGILVWSPIAGGLLSGKHRRNQATPEGTRQFAGWTEPPIRDENRLWNIVDALVEIAEGRGVSAAQVALAWLIGRKGVTSVIIGGRTKAQFKDNLASAELKLTDEERKRLDDVSLQPLMYPYWHQRNTASDRLSEADLALIGPYLTK
- a CDS encoding PLP-dependent aminotransferase family protein; protein product: MLNWENIFATRSSRMRASEIRELLKLLERPDIISFAGGIPDPALFPDAEFKQAYADIFSGPTVNAALQYSVSEGYKPLREWLVGQMGALGIPCELENVFIVSGSQQGLDYLGKLFLSPKDTALVTAPTYLGALQAFNAYEPTYDQLTPNGNRTPDSYRAAASQAGGRVKFAYLSADFANPTGETVDLASRKKLLDLAEELDIAVIEDAAYQSLRYDGEPVAPILALEIARKGSINDTRTIYCGSFSKTLAPGLRVGFIVANAPVIRKLVLMKQAADLHSSTINQIAIHQVAERGFDAQVAKVRKTYSHRRDWMLAALAKYMPDGTSWTKPQGGMFVWITLPKGMDGAKLLARSLETAKVAFVPGQAFFADGTGANTFRVSFSCANDEMIEEGISRLGKLIAGEIGAMAA
- a CDS encoding AbrB/MazE/SpoVT family DNA-binding domain-containing protein — encoded protein: MATATLSSKFQISIPKEVRDQQHWSAGQEFVFIPKGKGVLLIPIPELADLKGMAKGANPNHYRDRKDRF
- a CDS encoding type II toxin-antitoxin system VapC family toxin translates to MRVVDSSAWIEWLTQGPAADRLQSEMPARTECIVPTIVQLELAKWLERERDEDAVDSFFAYSATCIIAPLDTALARRAAEVSARHKLALADAIIYATAELHDADVLTLDAHFKDLERVIYFGKAQ
- a CDS encoding class I SAM-dependent methyltransferase, which gives rise to MSTDPTASFYTDNAASYAARERQLPRQRLDAFLAALPAPAAILELGCGGGQDAAYMLSRGFDVTPTDGSAELAREAEKRLGRPVRVMRFEALDATEIFDGIWAEASLLHVPRSALPDIFDRILRALKTGGIFHASFKAGEAEGHDKFGRYYNYPSASWLRDMLSTGGWKNITMTEADGGGFDGEPTRWLYVAAHK
- the ilvC gene encoding ketol-acid reductoisomerase; this encodes MRVYYDRDADLNLIKSKKVAVIGYGSQGRAHALNLKDSGAQNLVIALKAGSPTVKKAEADGFKVMTVAEAAAWADLMMMATPDELQADIYKADIAPNIRDGAAIAFAHGLNVHFGLIEPKASVDVVMIAPKGPGHTVRGEYQKGGGVPCLVAVHQNASGNALELALSYACGVGGGRSGIIETNFREECETDLFGEQVVLCGGLVELIRAGFETLVEAGYAPEMAYFECLHEVKLIVDLIYEGGIANMNYSISNTAEWGEYVTGPRIITEETKAEMKRVLKDIQTGKFTSEWMQEYRSGAARFKGIRRNNDSHQIEEVGAKLRGMMPWIGKNKLVDKSVN
- a CDS encoding TetR/AcrR family transcriptional regulator, producing MLSEAGQSSEFSPRQNAVLEQALRLLVDGGEKALTTSGVARAANCSKESLYKWFGDRDGLLSAMITYQASKVRTFERNGERLNTASLHDHLVIFARDLLEVLAGDVSLALNRLAIGQSNRDGSKLGKLLLERGRRQIDRRAIGLIDAGKRAGLLRFIDADEAYHTLYGLIVSDLHVRMLLGEPGLNDTSRQAGKAVSAFLKLYGTEKVLAEAAATV
- a CDS encoding AraC family transcriptional regulator, with the protein product MTLPFNPNQELASIVARFATSDGEHRTPIDNLNLYRQSAATVWQHGAYRPCFAIVVQGRKNLTIGAETYNYGVGEYILTALDLPVSTQVTNVGSDTPYLCFGMALDSERLKELLSRASIPRQALTEPVRGIAVNAASPELLDASLRLLRLLDRPEDIPAMAPLIEQEILYRLLTGPNGPRLLQIAMAESQSNRVARAVAWLRGNYTQPLRIEELAERVGMSVSSLHHHFKTVTALSPMQYQKQLRLHEARRLMLVEQLDVGSAGHRVGYQSPSQFSREYSRLYGLPPLKDVETMRNNAVAAE
- a CDS encoding NAD(P)-dependent alcohol dehydrogenase — its product is MPIAKGYAATDASKPLVPFTFERREPNDDDVVIAVQYCGVCHSDIHQARNEWGGSKYPMVPGHEVAGTVTAVGSKVTKFKVGDRVGVGCFVDSCTTCATRDLDYEHYMPGLVQTYNDVEADGKTPTFGGYSDSIVVKEGYVLSFPDNIPLDSGAPLLCAGITLYSPLRHWKAGPGKKVAIVGMGGLGHMGVKLAHAMGADVTVLSQTLSKKEDGFKLGAKDYYATSDAETFTKLAGTFDLIINTVGTAIDWNAYLNLLKYDGSMVLVGVPEHAVPVHAFSLIPGRRSLSGSMIGSIKETQEMLDFCGEHNIVAEIEKIDIQDINEAYERVLKSDVRYRFVIDIASLA
- a CDS encoding NAD(P)/FAD-dependent oxidoreductase — encoded protein: MQDHHVVVVGGGFGGVQLANDLKGAPVRITMIDRRNHHLFQPLLYQVATTLLATSEIAWPIRNFFRNRPDVTTLLAEVVGVDGAAHEVLLKNGQKIHYDTLVLATGATHAYFGHDEWEPVAPGLKTLEDATTIRRRLLLAFEQAEMETDPTVREALLTFVIVGAGPTGVELAGIISELARTTLPKEFRNIDTRKAKIILVEAGPRVLPAFAQELSDYAHKELELLGVDVRFGRPVTSCTAEGVTIGDTFVPCRTIVWAAGVEASPAAKWLGIPADRAGRAIVDKDLRAPGMEDIFIIGDTAAVMRDDGSPVPGIAPAAKQQGAYVAKVIKAKLAGRPSPGPFHYRHQGSLATIGKSAAIIDFGWIKLKGWLAWWVWGLAHIYFLIGVRWRIAVAWSWLWIYISRQHSARLITQKETMREE